One window from the genome of Cryptomeria japonica chromosome 6, Sugi_1.0, whole genome shotgun sequence encodes:
- the LOC131069242 gene encoding serine carboxypeptidase-like 50: protein MKKMNRTILSTVALLIAALVTITNAAEEIFPKEALPMASGYLTIKEKPGAQMFYAYYEAIEPALQLSDRPIVLWLQGGPGCSGLIGNLYELGPWRVAQDLRLHKNSAPWNRVFGLLFLDNPIGSGFSVAPTDQDIPSNQEEIAKDLYSALQAFYDLNPLFKSRPFFVTGESYAGKYVPSLAYYMVEQLEKGGFLRIDGAAIGNGFTHPVVQVQAHASVAYAVGLIDYQQKLYLESLQEEAVSLTTQHKWNDARIARNRVLGYLKNRTGLATLDDMRRTVPYYKFDNGTDYLRLFVNQGGVKEALNAHPTATWVSCRNTVRRRMREDIMKSTKWKVERLLLKIPVLLYQGQFDLRDGVLSTEDWMRTLEWNGLAEFWRAERKVWRVSKVQAGYVRSYSNLTHVVVARAGHLVPADQNLHSQVMIESWVAKSLATSAVQ, encoded by the exons atgaagaagatgaacagGACAATTTTAAGCACAGTTGCCCTACTAATTGCAGCGCTGGTGACAATTACAAATGCAGCAGAAGAAATATTTCCCAAAGAGGCCCTGCCAATGGCATCAGGGTACCTCACCATCAAAGAGAAGCCCGGCGCCCAAATGTTCTATGCATACTACGAAGCAATCGAACCGGCACTCCAACTTTCGGACAGACCGATTGTATTGTGGCTTCAGGGGGGGCCCGGTTGCTCCGGACTGATTGGCAATCTGTACGAATTAGGCCCCTGGAGAGTCGCTCAAGACCTCCGCCTGCACAAAAACTCGGCCCCATGGAACCGTGTTTTTGGCCTTCTCTTTCTTGACAACCCAATCGGAAGTGGCTTCAGCGTTGCCCCCACCGACCAGGATATTCCCAGCAACCAAGAAGAAATCGCCAAGGATTTATACAGCGCACTGCAAGCATTCTATGATCTCAATCCTCTGTTCAAATCCCGGCCCTTCTTTGTCACGGGCGAGAGCTACGCAGGAAAATACGTGCCCTCGCTGGCATATTACATGGTAGAGCAGTTAGAGAAAGGGGGATTCTTACGAATCGACGGCGCGGCTATTGGCAATGGCTTCACACACCCGGTTGTTCAG GTACAGGCACATGCGAGCGTGGCCTACGCCGTGGGGCTGATCGACTACCAACAGAAGCTTTACCTCGAAAGCTTGCAGGAAGAGGCCGTCAGTCTGACCACTCAGCACAAATGGAACGACGCCCGCATTGCAAGAAACCGCGTCCTTGGCTACCTGAAAAATAGAACAGGCCTTGCAACCCTTGATGACATGAGGCGGACTGTTCCCTATTACAAATTCGATAACGGCACCGACTACCTACGTCTCTTCGTTAACCAGGGGGGTGTGAAAGAGGCTCTCAACGCTCATCCCACCGCCACCTGGGTCAGCTGCAGGAACACCGTGCGCCGGAGGATGCGAGAGGACATTATGAAGAGCACTAAATGGAAGGTTGAAAGACTTCTGTTGAAAATACCAGTTTTGTTGTATCAGGGGCAGTTCGATCTCAGGGATGGCGTTTTGTCCACTGAAGACTGGATGCGCACTCTGGAATGGAATGGCTTGGCTGAGTTTTGGCGGGCGGAGAGAAAAGTATGGCGAGTGTCAAAGGTGCAGGCAGGATATGTGCGCTCTTATTCAAATCTGACGCATGTTGTTGTAGCGAGAGCAGGGCATCTTGTGCCTGCCGACCAGAATCTTCATTCGCAGGTGATGATTGAATCGTGGGTAGCTAAATCTCTTGCTACTTCAGCGGTGCAGTGA